In a single window of the Leptospira sanjuanensis genome:
- a CDS encoding adenylate/guanylate cyclase domain-containing protein yields MTGEKTSSFFSRIKENRERMSRLLDRFIRKRDKTIRWEELPNLHSDGDDPDLLIRSLIGEKLALGIREVVFCLPGKEAETLKKSRDFLRLVRDLKHGGFTISSADSDKILSGSGESSEKFFQFLKNRSHNSPCLIWTGNGLASTIESKYYDFLKHPRHPHGYDEPFRPSRFTIRVKLLSIVSAIIMISMSLMITMATYFFRKYSEILIQEYNLSLARMTGLQLSGQLKETTRKIQDFRPTESEKFFRANANAVAYVRFRSRPGDSVREISSLFWNLKFLKANSVSGVPDPETLKVALEKASSRLSGTLEVLNVSSEFGFPAVAVLLPVSEGAEISGLVFSATEFLDSFLAVRQTDFFQMLVVDSSGNLIAHSNDKEAISGKDYKKHPLVENMLRSPSDNGSQLFDFEGREMLGSYQQLEVGGLGILSTLDADLAFEAVYKIRKQNLLIMISVLSVAFFVVFVFSRTLTIPIIQLLSATRKVEQGNYHVDIRPTTHDEVGVLTNSFLRMARGLEEREKIKNTFGKFVNKEIAERALSSDLKLGGENRDVTVFFSDLRNFTGMSEKMKPEEVVEFLNQYFTEMVECIYLTQGIVDKFIGDAVMAHWGALVHDGHEPKNAINAALLMRRALIEFNDKGHEIGRPFTRFGCGINSGPVIVGQIGSEKKLEFTVIGDTVNLASRIEYLNKEFGTDILISESTYQLAKDHFNFVELPPVWIRGKEKPQSIYAVLGWKEDQDCPKSLEELRVLCGIPDPESPSRSLA; encoded by the coding sequence ATGACAGGAGAAAAAACATCTTCATTCTTCTCCAGAATTAAGGAGAACAGGGAACGGATGTCCAGGCTGCTTGATCGATTCATACGGAAACGGGATAAAACGATTCGTTGGGAAGAACTACCGAATCTTCATTCCGACGGAGACGATCCCGATTTATTAATCCGAAGTCTGATTGGCGAAAAGCTCGCGCTCGGAATCAGAGAAGTCGTTTTTTGTCTTCCGGGAAAGGAAGCGGAAACTCTCAAAAAGTCCCGCGATTTTTTAAGACTCGTACGCGATCTGAAACACGGAGGTTTCACGATTTCTTCCGCGGACAGCGATAAGATTCTTTCCGGCAGCGGAGAATCCTCGGAAAAATTCTTTCAATTCCTGAAAAACCGTTCGCACAACAGCCCTTGTCTGATTTGGACGGGCAACGGACTCGCTTCCACGATCGAATCAAAATATTATGATTTTCTAAAACATCCTCGTCATCCGCACGGTTACGACGAGCCGTTCCGTCCTTCCCGGTTTACGATTCGAGTAAAACTTCTCTCCATCGTTTCCGCGATCATCATGATCAGCATGAGTTTGATGATCACGATGGCGACGTACTTTTTCAGAAAATACAGCGAGATTCTCATTCAGGAATACAATCTTTCTCTCGCGAGAATGACCGGTCTGCAATTGAGTGGACAACTGAAGGAAACCACTCGTAAGATCCAGGACTTTCGTCCGACCGAATCCGAAAAATTCTTCCGTGCGAACGCGAACGCGGTCGCGTATGTTCGTTTTCGATCCAGACCCGGAGATTCCGTCCGCGAGATTAGTTCTCTTTTTTGGAATCTGAAATTTTTAAAGGCGAATTCGGTTTCGGGAGTTCCCGATCCGGAGACGTTGAAAGTAGCTTTGGAAAAGGCTTCTTCCCGTTTGTCCGGAACATTAGAAGTATTGAATGTTTCTTCCGAATTCGGATTCCCCGCTGTTGCGGTACTTCTGCCCGTGTCCGAAGGCGCTGAAATTTCGGGTCTGGTTTTTTCCGCCACGGAATTTTTGGATTCTTTTTTGGCCGTTCGGCAAACGGACTTCTTCCAAATGCTCGTCGTGGATTCTTCCGGAAATCTGATCGCGCACTCGAACGATAAGGAAGCGATTTCCGGTAAGGATTATAAAAAACATCCTCTTGTGGAGAATATGCTTCGCAGTCCTTCGGACAACGGTTCGCAGCTTTTCGATTTTGAAGGAAGGGAAATGCTGGGTTCGTATCAACAGCTCGAAGTCGGAGGGCTTGGAATTCTTTCCACGTTGGACGCCGATCTCGCTTTCGAGGCGGTTTACAAGATTAGAAAGCAGAATCTTCTCATCATGATTTCGGTTTTGTCAGTGGCATTCTTCGTCGTGTTCGTGTTTTCAAGAACTCTGACGATTCCGATCATTCAACTTCTAAGTGCGACGCGTAAAGTGGAACAGGGGAATTATCACGTTGATATCCGTCCAACGACGCACGACGAAGTGGGGGTTCTTACCAACTCGTTCTTACGAATGGCGCGCGGACTCGAGGAGCGCGAAAAGATCAAAAACACTTTCGGTAAATTCGTAAACAAGGAGATCGCCGAACGCGCGTTATCTTCCGATCTCAAGCTCGGCGGCGAAAACCGAGACGTTACTGTCTTCTTTTCCGATCTCCGAAACTTTACGGGAATGTCAGAAAAGATGAAACCTGAAGAAGTCGTCGAATTCCTGAATCAATATTTCACGGAGATGGTGGAATGTATTTATCTCACCCAGGGAATCGTGGATAAGTTCATCGGAGATGCGGTGATGGCTCACTGGGGCGCGCTCGTTCACGATGGTCACGAACCGAAGAACGCGATCAACGCCGCCTTGTTAATGCGAAGAGCGTTGATCGAGTTCAACGACAAAGGACACGAGATCGGACGTCCGTTTACCCGTTTCGGTTGCGGAATCAATTCCGGCCCGGTGATCGTCGGGCAGATCGGTTCGGAGAAGAAGCTTGAATTCACGGTGATCGGCGATACGGTCAATCTCGCGTCCAGAATCGAATACTTGAACAAGGAATTCGGAACCGACATTCTCATCTCGGAAAGCACGTATCAACTGGCAAAGGATCATTTCAATTTCGTCGAACTTCCTCCCGTATGGATTCGCGGAAAGGAAAAGCCGCAGTCCATCTACGCGGTGTTAGGTTGGAAAGAGGATCAGGATTGCCCAAAATCTCTCGAAGAATTACGCGTGTTATGCGGAATTCCCGACCCCGAATCGCCTTCCCGGTCCTTGGCATGA
- a CDS encoding XrtN system VIT domain-containing protein: MAIGKKIQDYFLGEVNLLGFKIHNRILAIFGLIGIILTLIGVAYGIMELSWRIQYHPSEFANFLFFGFLAIVFFSLFSLLLYALFPSYKPFLIFTLILSAICFTANSYILNHEVFPPFTERTVWALWISFFLLAASLIQERIHPIVLLFFQPFLVMGAFISLSFALVLAPVMIFSWVLVWMAGLGFLPYGPLFAMTAFGKAVHKIHSSFPRENLKRISAALILGTTVLLLSYSVYYFFQWKHAEHILTKPETIQGHNRIDADLPEWVQKAAHLRVNHVTEMALQPDRRSAMGLFAAQSQFDPLAYFASQGFLSLFRSDAEQRITAEDAGKILHLLFGKSHAFLDRLWRGTSLITTDMDSHVQIHPELRVSYTETTLSIYNENSSSHTWVGLGTWNSSPEEAIYTITVPPGSICTKLSLWIDGEERPARLTFKSTAHNAYQTIVGGERRDPSYVEWLDGNRLRLRVFPVTPENYRMVRIGIVSPLKAELTSDGKEILSYERIKIEGPVADFADQKVNVDLFSNAPIELDSNGISLKEKVVSDSQVRQWTGNSGFRGWSFSFPATKPGGTISAGGVTYNVLPEQTAIKDFQPDRALVVLNSSLSRSTWKEVVQKIYDSGIPVTILTNEWFYTKDADKAMRYLDECEIPAFNLFPLHLDSISETSKIAGKNPLWIVSGENQSIPLGELRGSARFEGIQSAAGKRSEPHKIAILNGKRSEYVASLIDLNQVVSVADNEDELFAVLKNKRIRLPIEKEGIVSLPHAKLTLETTNGSNVKRPGSDLLIRMAIQRRILKQLGKRFFDRDLENGDLVDLARDAMVVSPVSTLIVLETENDYDRFGIKAGKSALGQSKLEAPGAVPEPEEWLLLVCVVFGLIVYFKTRRQFA, from the coding sequence ATGGCGATCGGCAAAAAAATTCAAGACTACTTTTTAGGCGAAGTGAATCTTTTAGGATTCAAAATACACAACAGGATATTGGCGATCTTCGGATTGATCGGGATCATTTTGACTCTGATCGGTGTCGCGTACGGAATTATGGAACTCAGCTGGAGAATTCAATACCACCCTTCGGAGTTCGCCAACTTTCTCTTTTTCGGATTTCTTGCGATCGTATTCTTTTCTCTTTTTTCCCTTCTTCTTTACGCGTTGTTTCCGAGTTACAAACCGTTTTTGATCTTCACTTTGATTCTTTCGGCGATCTGTTTTACCGCGAATTCGTACATCCTCAATCACGAGGTCTTCCCTCCGTTCACGGAAAGAACCGTATGGGCTCTTTGGATTTCGTTTTTTTTGCTGGCCGCTTCGCTGATCCAGGAGCGGATTCATCCGATTGTGTTGTTGTTTTTTCAACCCTTCTTAGTGATGGGCGCGTTTATCTCGCTTTCGTTCGCGCTCGTATTGGCGCCCGTAATGATTTTCAGTTGGGTTTTAGTTTGGATGGCGGGATTAGGTTTTCTTCCCTACGGTCCTTTGTTCGCGATGACCGCATTCGGAAAAGCGGTTCATAAGATTCATTCTTCCTTTCCGAGAGAGAATCTAAAACGAATTTCGGCAGCCTTGATTTTAGGAACGACGGTTCTTCTTTTGAGTTACAGCGTTTATTATTTTTTCCAATGGAAACACGCGGAGCATATTCTTACCAAACCCGAAACGATCCAAGGTCATAACCGCATCGATGCGGATTTACCCGAGTGGGTTCAAAAAGCGGCGCATCTCCGTGTCAATCACGTGACCGAAATGGCGCTGCAGCCGGATCGCAGATCGGCGATGGGTTTGTTCGCGGCGCAAAGTCAATTCGATCCGCTCGCGTATTTCGCTTCGCAGGGTTTTCTTTCTCTCTTTCGCTCCGACGCAGAACAAAGGATCACAGCCGAGGACGCGGGAAAAATTCTCCATCTTCTATTCGGAAAATCGCATGCGTTTTTGGATCGTCTTTGGAGAGGAACTTCGCTCATTACGACGGATATGGATTCGCACGTTCAGATTCATCCCGAACTCAGAGTGTCTTACACCGAAACGACTCTTTCCATTTATAACGAGAATTCTTCCTCTCATACTTGGGTCGGTTTGGGCACTTGGAATTCCTCTCCCGAAGAGGCGATTTATACGATCACCGTTCCTCCGGGAAGCATCTGCACGAAACTTTCCCTTTGGATCGACGGCGAGGAAAGACCGGCGAGGCTGACTTTCAAATCAACGGCGCATAACGCGTATCAGACGATCGTAGGCGGGGAAAGAAGGGACCCTTCTTATGTCGAATGGCTGGACGGAAATCGTCTGCGCCTGCGAGTATTTCCGGTGACCCCGGAAAATTATAGAATGGTCCGTATCGGAATCGTTTCGCCTCTCAAGGCGGAGCTTACATCCGATGGAAAAGAAATTCTTTCCTATGAAAGAATCAAAATCGAAGGTCCGGTTGCCGATTTTGCGGATCAAAAGGTGAACGTGGATTTGTTTTCCAACGCGCCGATCGAACTCGACTCGAACGGAATTTCTCTCAAGGAAAAAGTCGTGTCGGATTCGCAAGTGCGTCAATGGACCGGAAACTCCGGTTTTCGAGGCTGGTCGTTTTCCTTTCCGGCGACAAAACCGGGTGGAACGATTTCCGCCGGAGGCGTGACATACAACGTTCTTCCGGAACAAACCGCGATCAAAGACTTTCAACCCGATCGTGCTCTTGTCGTATTAAATTCTTCGCTTTCCCGTTCGACTTGGAAAGAAGTCGTTCAAAAAATTTACGACTCCGGAATTCCGGTTACGATTCTTACCAACGAATGGTTTTATACGAAAGACGCGGATAAGGCGATGAGGTATTTGGACGAATGCGAAATTCCCGCCTTCAATCTGTTTCCGCTGCACTTGGATTCAATTTCGGAAACTTCTAAGATCGCCGGAAAAAATCCTCTGTGGATCGTATCGGGTGAGAATCAATCGATCCCTTTGGGAGAACTCAGAGGTTCTGCCCGATTTGAAGGGATTCAAAGCGCCGCAGGCAAACGGAGCGAGCCGCATAAGATCGCGATCCTCAACGGAAAACGTTCCGAATACGTCGCGAGCCTAATCGATCTGAATCAAGTCGTGTCGGTCGCGGATAACGAAGACGAACTCTTTGCGGTTCTCAAGAATAAACGAATCCGTTTGCCGATCGAAAAAGAAGGAATCGTATCCCTTCCTCACGCAAAACTCACTTTGGAAACGACGAACGGCTCGAACGTAAAACGTCCCGGAAGCGATCTGTTAATCCGAATGGCGATTCAAAGAAGGATTCTAAAACAACTCGGCAAACGATTCTTTGACCGTGATTTGGAAAACGGGGATCTCGTCGATTTAGCAAGAGACGCGATGGTCGTATCTCCCGTTTCCACTTTGATCGTATTGGAAACGGAAAACGACTACGATCGTTTCGGAATCAAAGCGGGCAAATCGGCGCTCGGACAAAGCAAACTCGAAGCGCCCGGCGCCGTTCCCGAACCGGAAGAATGGCTGTTGCTGGTCTGCGTCGTCTTCGGTTTGATCGTATATTTCAAAACGAGAAGACAATTCGCTTAA
- a CDS encoding mechanosensitive ion channel family protein, with translation MDWNGIQTWISKEFFLEFGNAFGIFLFVLFFGYILGDRIVPRLSAVLFQNRIPSSHPLFKAGRRIIRLLFFLLAAFLFLKLLKLTAGSGEFVFLGYKILSIVLLTFSLVRLFSAVFETYSEKTDGLISSASIISNVIRITLFAIGVLLILQSLGISVAPILGALGVGGLAVALGLQPTLSNLFSGLSILLGKQLKKGDYVRLSGEGLEGYVQDVTWRSTTIRRFNNSTIVVPNSVMASSVFTNFDLPTKEFSIQIEAGVAYQSDLERVETLAVEIGNEVLKKFYQSPSTKDVSFAYQKFSENSIDFKVVLPSQEFTDQFPIKHEYIKLLHSRFQKEGIEWRLQNKK, from the coding sequence ATGGATTGGAACGGAATTCAAACCTGGATTTCGAAGGAATTCTTTTTGGAATTCGGAAACGCTTTCGGAATTTTTCTCTTCGTATTATTTTTCGGTTATATACTCGGAGACAGAATCGTTCCGAGACTTTCCGCAGTTCTTTTTCAGAATAGAATCCCCAGCTCTCATCCACTATTTAAAGCGGGAAGAAGAATCATCCGTTTGCTTTTCTTCCTTCTCGCAGCGTTTTTATTTCTAAAACTTCTCAAACTTACCGCGGGTTCGGGAGAATTCGTCTTTTTAGGATACAAAATTCTTTCGATCGTTCTTTTGACATTTTCTCTCGTTCGTCTTTTTTCGGCGGTGTTCGAAACGTATTCCGAAAAAACGGACGGTTTGATTTCTTCCGCGTCGATCATCAGCAACGTAATTCGGATCACGTTATTCGCCATCGGAGTTTTGCTGATCCTTCAATCGCTCGGAATTTCCGTCGCGCCGATTCTCGGAGCGCTCGGAGTAGGAGGTCTTGCGGTCGCGCTCGGTTTGCAACCGACTCTTTCCAATTTATTTTCGGGTCTCAGCATTCTTCTCGGAAAGCAGCTCAAAAAAGGGGATTATGTTCGTTTATCGGGAGAAGGACTCGAAGGTTACGTGCAGGACGTCACGTGGAGAAGCACGACGATCCGCAGATTCAACAACAGCACGATCGTGGTTCCGAATTCGGTCATGGCTTCCTCTGTGTTTACGAACTTCGATCTGCCCACGAAAGAATTTTCGATACAGATCGAAGCCGGTGTCGCTTATCAATCCGATCTCGAACGAGTGGAAACTCTCGCCGTGGAAATCGGAAACGAAGTATTGAAGAAGTTCTATCAATCTCCTTCGACCAAGGACGTTTCCTTCGCTTATCAAAAGTTCTCCGAAAATTCGATCGATTTTAAAGTCGTTCTCCCTTCACAGGAATTTACGGATCAGTTTCCGATCAAACACGAATACATCAAACTTCTCCATTCCCGTTTTCAAAAAGAAGGAATCGAATGGAGGTTGCAAAACAAGAAATGA
- a CDS encoding LA_0991 family prenyltransferase-like protein, with product MKDSFFKDAFYYWNVLSVDIVCGAVASAWFASSLLQTQMRTAFWILLPASVWVIYSADHLIDGWKLGENSANERHAFHYKNRIFLSWITMIAAVLCFVCGILFLREWVVNVALILGIFVFLHVVFAYLQISFFWKECSVSVLYTAGVWFGPILLTQKSAFETWTPCALFLLTALCNSFVNSYMEKEIDRKENVESILKQISPVTLRKTVYTLAAIGTAGILFWFFESSERILPECLYLGLGYAISAGILRFETSFQRNRFYRLFGEGYFILACIPVLIRRWLTV from the coding sequence ATGAAAGATTCTTTTTTTAAAGACGCGTTTTATTACTGGAACGTATTGAGCGTCGATATAGTATGCGGCGCGGTCGCTTCGGCGTGGTTCGCTTCCTCGCTTCTCCAAACGCAAATGAGAACGGCATTTTGGATTTTATTACCCGCGTCCGTTTGGGTCATCTACAGCGCGGATCATCTGATCGACGGCTGGAAATTGGGAGAAAACAGCGCGAACGAACGGCACGCATTCCATTACAAAAACAGAATTTTCTTAAGTTGGATTACGATGATCGCCGCGGTTTTGTGTTTTGTCTGCGGGATTCTGTTTCTGCGGGAATGGGTCGTAAACGTCGCTTTGATTTTGGGAATCTTCGTGTTTTTGCACGTCGTTTTTGCCTATCTTCAAATTTCCTTCTTTTGGAAAGAATGTTCCGTTTCCGTTCTTTATACCGCCGGAGTTTGGTTCGGTCCGATTTTGCTGACGCAAAAATCCGCCTTCGAAACCTGGACGCCCTGCGCTCTTTTCCTTTTAACGGCACTTTGCAATTCTTTCGTGAATTCTTATATGGAAAAGGAAATCGATCGCAAAGAAAACGTGGAATCGATTCTCAAACAAATTTCTCCCGTCACTTTGAGAAAGACCGTTTATACGTTAGCCGCAATCGGAACTGCCGGAATTCTTTTTTGGTTTTTCGAAAGTTCGGAGCGGATTCTTCCCGAATGTCTGTATTTGGGCTTGGGTTATGCGATTTCTGCCGGGATTTTACGATTTGAAACTTCGTTTCAGAGAAACCGGTTTTACAGACTTTTCGGAGAAGGTTATTTCATCCTGGCCTGTATTCCGGTTCTGATTCGAAGGTGGCTTACGGTTTAA
- the xrtN gene encoding exosortase N, translating to MIATSVFTGSASRPAFYVGLLAFVCVIPMFKVGFDSLGARSIAELYPVLFLPLFVRSTKDGEGGITSLAIHRIFKRWKLFSIVSEKVLWFVPGSSFLVCGILFQRSSLIWIGSFWNALAVLHTGGIRFSWPAPFLIFAIPPITGFGSLFLGYKLRLIVTEICVQGIRWIDAGSIAVGNQIFFHGEWFVVDRVCEGMKMGLASLLIAAALALRSDRFGFVLILLSVFPLWFFSNLFRVFTLVLFQVPASSWRHEFIGIVLFLCGVFIPLSIISLIFPNIQKSELTPSSAALPLRFPSRSARLILPLLATISLFGNRIAPVPKRDWPSQVSSFRLESGSTADDPRIAVYRSGENYLIIKRDLFAIGTGHDPRICFEAVGFAFTEQTGDKGLNRGQLKSPSGAAPILFWWYSVTKNETMEGDKLSNIRSFAPFRSASDFHWRWERLWGADAIQWNLYGPDEKELRAVIEKISKEPIE from the coding sequence ATGATCGCGACTTCAGTTTTCACCGGTTCCGCCAGTCGACCCGCCTTTTACGTCGGACTTCTCGCTTTCGTATGCGTGATTCCGATGTTTAAGGTCGGTTTCGATTCTCTCGGAGCACGCTCGATCGCGGAGTTGTATCCGGTTTTGTTTCTTCCTTTATTCGTTCGTTCGACGAAGGACGGAGAAGGAGGGATCACATCGCTTGCAATTCATAGAATATTCAAAAGATGGAAACTGTTTTCGATCGTATCGGAAAAGGTTCTTTGGTTCGTTCCGGGCTCTTCGTTTCTGGTCTGCGGAATCCTTTTCCAAAGATCGAGTTTGATTTGGATCGGTTCCTTTTGGAACGCATTGGCCGTTTTGCATACAGGCGGAATCCGTTTTTCTTGGCCCGCGCCCTTTTTAATCTTTGCGATTCCTCCGATCACCGGATTCGGTTCCCTTTTTCTGGGATATAAACTTCGATTGATCGTAACGGAAATCTGCGTTCAAGGGATACGCTGGATCGATGCGGGTTCGATCGCGGTCGGGAATCAAATTTTCTTTCACGGAGAGTGGTTCGTAGTCGATCGTGTTTGCGAAGGAATGAAGATGGGCCTCGCCTCCCTTTTGATTGCGGCCGCGCTCGCGCTCCGTTCCGACCGCTTCGGTTTTGTTCTGATTCTTTTGTCCGTTTTCCCGCTTTGGTTTTTTTCGAATTTATTCCGCGTCTTTACGCTGGTTTTATTTCAAGTTCCCGCTTCTTCCTGGAGACACGAGTTTATCGGAATCGTTTTGTTTCTCTGCGGAGTTTTCATCCCGCTTTCGATCATTTCATTGATTTTTCCGAATATTCAAAAATCCGAATTAACTCCAAGCAGCGCCGCCCTTCCCCTACGATTTCCTTCCCGGTCGGCGCGGCTGATTCTCCCCTTACTCGCGACGATCTCGCTGTTTGGAAACCGGATCGCACCCGTTCCAAAACGCGACTGGCCTTCGCAAGTGTCCTCCTTTCGACTCGAATCCGGCTCCACTGCCGATGATCCTCGAATCGCCGTTTATCGTTCGGGAGAGAATTATCTGATTATAAAGAGGGATTTGTTCGCCATCGGAACCGGCCATGATCCGAGAATCTGTTTTGAAGCGGTCGGTTTTGCCTTTACGGAACAAACAGGAGATAAGGGATTGAACAGAGGTCAGCTCAAAAGTCCTTCGGGCGCGGCTCCGATTCTTTTTTGGTGGTATTCGGTTACGAAAAACGAAACCATGGAAGGAGACAAGCTCTCGAACATTCGTTCGTTTGCGCCATTCCGATCGGCGTCCGATTTTCACTGGAGATGGGAACGTCTCTGGGGAGCCGACGCGATTCAATGGAACTTATACGGACCGGACGAGAAGGAACTCCGCGCGGTCATCGAAAAAATTTCCAAAGAACCGATCGAATAG
- a CDS encoding YHS domain-containing (seleno)protein translates to MKTALAITILFLSSAVSASEINKTFLKGVAIEGYDPVAYFVSGRPIEGKGEFSYKWKGADWYFSSAENLKRFRENPERYVPQFGGYCAYGIALGEKVNIDPNQWKIVDGKLYLNYDHETQGLWEKDIPGFIRKAAEKWEGIKTK, encoded by the coding sequence ATGAAAACTGCTTTAGCGATTACGATTTTATTTCTAAGTTCTGCGGTTTCCGCTTCGGAAATCAATAAGACATTTTTGAAGGGCGTAGCGATCGAGGGTTATGATCCGGTCGCTTATTTTGTATCGGGCAGACCGATCGAAGGAAAGGGAGAATTCTCCTATAAATGGAAGGGAGCGGATTGGTATTTTTCTTCGGCCGAAAATTTGAAACGATTCCGCGAAAATCCCGAACGATATGTTCCTCAGTTCGGCGGCTACTGCGCGTACGGAATCGCACTCGGCGAAAAAGTAAATATCGATCCCAATCAATGGAAGATCGTGGACGGAAAGTTGTATTTAAACTACGACCACGAAACTCAGGGGCTTTGGGAAAAGGATATTCCGGGTTTCATTCGGAAAGCCGCGGAAAAATGGGAGGGAATTAAGACGAAATAA
- a CDS encoding fibronectin type III domain-containing protein has product MRSIARFVPALICLFISVSAYSEERKYTFYIEWNEVKGNNGYKVEIRKPSDPTTLVAEEKVVTNSLEFLISAGEYEFRISALNRFGKPSSWSQWSAFLVEHDRPKSVYEAEKKQAAVGVASWKVWVPGLLPLERKEYTKTSLIFLWFGALAVAGNAERTAGNSLAQSSANDPGFLTLAALTAPLPVTLYLLQQRDEDKKEYKMHQNNQVGISALALLTYGLNVWLEKRSFQSATVLIESKSEGVTRWNSPNLQPNSFLSLGRIELSFRKEFE; this is encoded by the coding sequence TTGAGATCGATCGCAAGATTCGTTCCGGCGCTGATCTGCTTGTTTATAAGCGTTTCTGCATATTCGGAAGAAAGAAAGTATACGTTTTACATAGAATGGAACGAGGTCAAAGGAAACAACGGATACAAGGTGGAAATACGAAAACCTTCCGATCCGACGACCTTGGTCGCGGAAGAAAAGGTCGTAACGAACAGCTTGGAATTCCTGATTTCCGCGGGCGAATACGAGTTTAGAATCTCGGCGCTCAATCGTTTCGGAAAACCGTCCTCCTGGAGTCAATGGTCCGCGTTTCTTGTCGAACACGATCGTCCGAAGAGCGTGTATGAAGCCGAAAAAAAACAGGCCGCCGTGGGCGTCGCATCGTGGAAAGTCTGGGTTCCCGGACTTCTTCCTTTGGAACGAAAAGAATACACGAAGACCTCTTTGATTTTTTTGTGGTTCGGCGCCTTGGCGGTTGCGGGTAACGCGGAGAGGACGGCGGGAAATTCTCTCGCCCAATCCTCAGCGAACGATCCCGGTTTTTTGACGTTAGCCGCATTGACCGCTCCGCTGCCGGTTACGTTGTATCTTCTTCAGCAAAGGGACGAGGATAAAAAAGAATACAAAATGCATCAAAATAATCAAGTCGGCATAAGCGCGTTAGCCCTTTTGACATACGGCTTGAATGTGTGGTTGGAAAAACGTTCTTTTCAATCCGCAACCGTTTTGATAGAATCGAAGTCGGAAGGCGTTACGCGATGGAATTCTCCGAACCTGCAACCGAATTCGTTTCTTTCCTTGGGAAGAATCGAGTTGAGCTTCCGAAAGGAGTTCGAATGA
- a CDS encoding DUF1554 domain-containing protein — MIRKNILKFVYSFFILCFFGIGCSVPFPGDASGVLLLALLNSNSNNGSGTTDPVLSYKFLFVTTGPGTTGALGDVTGADSTCATQKNNNFASLPGTGTEYKALIVSTVPLRRACNGTANCTDPTENSNWVLLPNRDYYRGTVANPIKVFTTNTAGIATFPITAAIDTNGANIWWTGLTSDWRISVGDTCSDWVDGTAGSTGEFGSGAVSNLNSINSGGFSDPCNSTKKLICVRQ; from the coding sequence ATGATTCGAAAGAATATTCTGAAATTCGTATATTCTTTTTTTATACTATGTTTTTTTGGAATCGGCTGTTCGGTTCCGTTTCCGGGAGATGCTTCCGGCGTTTTACTGCTCGCACTTTTGAACTCTAATTCAAACAACGGCAGCGGAACTACCGATCCGGTTCTTTCGTATAAATTTCTTTTTGTGACGACCGGTCCAGGCACGACGGGAGCCCTGGGAGATGTGACGGGAGCGGATTCTACTTGCGCCACTCAAAAGAATAACAATTTCGCTTCTTTGCCCGGGACGGGAACGGAGTACAAGGCTTTGATCGTATCAACTGTACCGCTTCGAAGAGCTTGCAATGGTACTGCAAATTGTACGGATCCCACTGAAAATAGTAACTGGGTTTTGTTGCCCAATCGGGATTATTATCGAGGCACAGTTGCGAATCCTATAAAAGTATTTACTACGAACACTGCTGGAATTGCGACATTTCCAATTACAGCGGCGATAGATACTAATGGCGCTAATATTTGGTGGACCGGATTGACCAGTGATTGGAGAATCAGCGTCGGTGATACTTGTAGCGATTGGGTGGATGGAACGGCAGGTTCTACGGGTGAATTCGGATCTGGTGCTGTAAGCAATTTAAACTCAATCAATTCAGGCGGATTTTCGGATCCTTGTAACTCAACCAAAAAGCTGATCTGCGTTCGCCAATGA